Proteins co-encoded in one Papaver somniferum cultivar HN1 chromosome 5, ASM357369v1, whole genome shotgun sequence genomic window:
- the LOC113277674 gene encoding major allergen Pru ar 1-like encodes MPKIMPIVKSVDFVSGDGGPGSVQQVNFVDGYQMKYVKNRLDFKDKENCVINYTAIESDSFGDMIDCISSEVKFDAVPSGGSKCTIKTTVCPKGDVIPDEETLKAGKEGHMQQYKAVIAHLIENPDLYA; translated from the exons ATGCCTAAGATCATGCCAATAGTCAAGAGCGTCGACTTTGTCTCAGGAGATGGTGGGCCAGGAAGCGTTCAACAAGTTAACTTCGTTGATG GATATCAAATGAAATATGTGAAAAACAGGTTGGATTTTAAGGACAAAGAGAACTGTGTAATAAACTATACCGCGATTGAGTCTGATTCCTTTGGTGACATGATCGATTGCATTAGCAGCGAGGTTAAGTTCGATGCTGTCCCTAGTGGTGGTtcaaagtgtaccataaaaacaACTGTTTGCCCAAAAGGAGATGTTATTCCTGACGAGGAAACACTCAAGGCAGGGAAAGAAGGACATATGCAACAATACAAAGCTGTTATAGCTCATCTCATTGAGAACCCTGACCTATATGCATAG